The Malus domestica chromosome 10, GDT2T_hap1 genome contains a region encoding:
- the LOC114827761 gene encoding tobamovirus multiplication protein 1-like isoform X1 — translation MFGLREGSCFPRVLVGVNVGLALVDGIIAFLAFYQLIRIHLRNSQLGWTRQKVFHLLIGSSNLGCLIYFVLTLFAACKGWQCWSNSCGFSLMALPEILFFAAFLLLLSFWVDLCHQADDEDEEDEGSFREALLEKTFSKPNSLDRDSYRNCFPLRFVHIGSRQRIVIMVTVLVFVIMIASAVIIWIGMGKKSIDSALVARVYVDLFAIAILVLGGALACYGLLLCLRMRNVRSERASSEMWKVACLAVVSILCFTSSSFVALLTDIPMLYDWHQLHMNDVYTSLLLILYYFVGSSIPSALVLWVVRELPPSIAANIREEPSTITFVSGGSTTLQHPQSWTAAMSLRNQVQISRASPI, via the exons ATGTTTGGATTGAGAGAAGGGTCTTGCTTTCCGAGGGTGTTGGTGGGAGTGAATGTGGGTCTTGCTCTGGTTGATGGCATTATAGCATTTCTTGCATTTTATCAG TTAATTAGAATTCACTTGAGGAATTCACAACTGGGTTGGACTCGGCAAAAA GTTTTTCATCTGTTGATTGGCTCTTCTAATTTGG GTtgcttaatttattttgtattaactCTTTTTGCTGCTTGCAAGGGGTGGCAATGTTGGTCTAACTCTTGTGGTTTTAGCCTCATGG CATTGCCCGAAATTCTGTTTTTTGCTGCATTTCTTCTACTTTTATCTTTCTG GGTTGACCTGTGCCATCAGGCAgatgatgaggatgaggaggatGAAGGGAGTTTTCGGGAAGCTTTGTTGGAGAAGACTTTTAGCAAACCGAATTCATTGGACCGAGATAGTTATCGAAACTGTTTTCCTCTGCGATTTGTTCATATTGGAAGCCGCCAGAGAATTGTAATTATG GTGACCGTGCTAGTTTTCGTTATAATGATAGCAAGTGCAGTGATAATTTGGATCGGGATGGGAAAAAAATCTATTGATTCTGCACTGGTGGCTCGG GTATATGTGGATCTCTTTGCAATAGCTATACTAGTATTGGGAGGAGCATTAGCATGTTATG GGCTCCTATTATGCCTAAGGATGAGAAATGTTAGATCAGAGAGAGCTTCTTCTGAGATGTGGAAG GTTGCATGTTTAGCTGTTGTTTCCATACTATGTTTCACCTCAAGTTCTTTCGTGGCTCTGTTAACTGATATTCCT ATGCTTTACGATTGGCATCAACTGCATATGAATGATGTTTATACTTCTCTTTTACTGATTTTATACTACTTTGTAG GTTCATCAATACCCTCAGCCTTGGTCTTATGGGTCGTGAGAGAATTACCACCCTCAATAGCAGCTAACATACGAGAAGAACCATCAACAATAACCTTTGTCAGTGGCGGTTCCACAACATTACAACATCCTCAAAGCTGGACAGCTGCAATGAGCTTGCGGAACCAG GTGCAGATATCAAGAGCAAGTCCCATATAA
- the LOC114827761 gene encoding tobamovirus multiplication protein 1-like isoform X2: protein MFGLREGSCFPRVLVGVNVGLALVDGIIAFLAFYQLIRIHLRNSQLGWTRQKVFHLLIGSSNLGCLIYFVLTLFAACKGWQCWSNSCGFSLMALPEILFFAAFLLLLSFWVDLCHQADDEDEEDEGSFREALLEKTFSKPNSLDRDSYRNCFPLRFVHIGSRQRIVIMVTVLVFVIMIASAVIIWIGMGKKSIDSALVARVYVDLFAIAILVLGGALACYGLLLCLRMRNVRSERASSEMWKMLYDWHQLHMNDVYTSLLLILYYFVGSSIPSALVLWVVRELPPSIAANIREEPSTITFVSGGSTTLQHPQSWTAAMSLRNQVQISRASPI from the exons ATGTTTGGATTGAGAGAAGGGTCTTGCTTTCCGAGGGTGTTGGTGGGAGTGAATGTGGGTCTTGCTCTGGTTGATGGCATTATAGCATTTCTTGCATTTTATCAG TTAATTAGAATTCACTTGAGGAATTCACAACTGGGTTGGACTCGGCAAAAA GTTTTTCATCTGTTGATTGGCTCTTCTAATTTGG GTtgcttaatttattttgtattaactCTTTTTGCTGCTTGCAAGGGGTGGCAATGTTGGTCTAACTCTTGTGGTTTTAGCCTCATGG CATTGCCCGAAATTCTGTTTTTTGCTGCATTTCTTCTACTTTTATCTTTCTG GGTTGACCTGTGCCATCAGGCAgatgatgaggatgaggaggatGAAGGGAGTTTTCGGGAAGCTTTGTTGGAGAAGACTTTTAGCAAACCGAATTCATTGGACCGAGATAGTTATCGAAACTGTTTTCCTCTGCGATTTGTTCATATTGGAAGCCGCCAGAGAATTGTAATTATG GTGACCGTGCTAGTTTTCGTTATAATGATAGCAAGTGCAGTGATAATTTGGATCGGGATGGGAAAAAAATCTATTGATTCTGCACTGGTGGCTCGG GTATATGTGGATCTCTTTGCAATAGCTATACTAGTATTGGGAGGAGCATTAGCATGTTATG GGCTCCTATTATGCCTAAGGATGAGAAATGTTAGATCAGAGAGAGCTTCTTCTGAGATGTGGAAG ATGCTTTACGATTGGCATCAACTGCATATGAATGATGTTTATACTTCTCTTTTACTGATTTTATACTACTTTGTAG GTTCATCAATACCCTCAGCCTTGGTCTTATGGGTCGTGAGAGAATTACCACCCTCAATAGCAGCTAACATACGAGAAGAACCATCAACAATAACCTTTGTCAGTGGCGGTTCCACAACATTACAACATCCTCAAAGCTGGACAGCTGCAATGAGCTTGCGGAACCAG GTGCAGATATCAAGAGCAAGTCCCATATAA